A genomic segment from Geitlerinema sp. PCC 7407 encodes:
- a CDS encoding RNA-guided endonuclease TnpB family protein encodes MKTLKFKLYQHKRNRHLKRTINAAGVIYNHCIALHKRYYRMWNKHLSCAKLQAHVAKLRKRDPFWQLVGSQAVQDICQRIDKAYKLFFKHHGKGVRPPGFKKVRRYKSFTLKQAGYKFLGGNRVKIGERVYQYWNSREIEGKVKTLTIKRTPLGELFMVVVVDSGEEFESDATPRKIAGFDFGLKTFLTCSEGFKIESPLFFRQSLKAIQKASRNHSRKQKGSRGREKARKNLVRRYEDITNRRQDWFWKLAHTLTDQFDVLVFETLNLKAMQRLWGRKVSDLAFREFLSILESVAKKKGKWVTYIDRWFPSSKTCSGCGHILESLDLSVRRWRCPACQSVNDRDENAAVNIKQVGVSTWGVGDVSQALPAISA; translated from the coding sequence GTGAAAACCTTGAAGTTTAAGCTCTATCAGCACAAGCGAAACCGCCATCTCAAGCGGACGATTAATGCTGCTGGGGTGATCTACAACCACTGCATTGCCCTTCACAAACGGTACTACCGGATGTGGAACAAGCACCTGAGTTGTGCAAAACTTCAGGCTCATGTTGCCAAGCTGCGAAAGCGCGATCCTTTCTGGCAGCTTGTGGGCTCTCAGGCCGTCCAAGACATCTGTCAGCGCATTGACAAAGCCTACAAGCTGTTTTTCAAACATCACGGCAAAGGTGTCAGACCACCTGGTTTTAAGAAGGTGAGGCGATATAAATCGTTCACTCTCAAACAGGCAGGCTACAAATTCCTGGGCGGAAACCGCGTCAAGATTGGCGAGAGGGTGTATCAATACTGGAACTCCCGAGAGATCGAAGGAAAAGTGAAAACCCTGACCATTAAGCGAACCCCCTTGGGAGAGCTGTTTATGGTTGTGGTGGTGGACTCAGGGGAAGAGTTTGAATCGGATGCCACGCCTCGTAAAATAGCGGGCTTCGATTTCGGGCTCAAAACCTTCCTGACCTGCTCTGAGGGGTTCAAGATTGAGTCACCTCTGTTTTTCAGACAGTCTCTCAAGGCTATCCAGAAAGCTAGCCGGAACCATTCCCGGAAGCAGAAGGGGTCTCGTGGTCGAGAGAAGGCCAGGAAAAATCTAGTACGCCGCTATGAGGACATCACGAATCGTCGACAAGACTGGTTCTGGAAACTGGCCCATACTTTGACAGACCAGTTTGACGTACTGGTGTTTGAGACGCTGAATCTGAAAGCGATGCAGCGTCTCTGGGGTCGAAAGGTGAGTGACCTGGCTTTCCGAGAGTTTCTGTCCATCCTGGAGTCGGTGGCCAAGAAAAAAGGGAAGTGGGTCACCTACATTGACCGCTGGTTTCCCAGTTCCAAGACGTGCTCCGGTTGCGGGCATATCCTGGAATCTCTGGACCTGTCGGTTCGGCGGTGGCGCTGCCCCGCGTGTCAGTCGGTGAATGACCGAGATGAGAATGCGGCTGTGAATATCAAGCAGGTTGGGGTCTCAACCTGGGGAGTAGGAGATGTCAGTCAGGCTTTGCCTGCTATCTCTGCCTGA
- a CDS encoding caspase family protein, whose product MMRDALIVGINSYQFLPSLRAPTHDAEAVAQILETHGDFRVTRLPEAIEEGRPRVGARSPVSLQALEASLVRLFKPKGRNIPHTALFYFSGHGLQKDAGIQEGYLALSDANPAQGFYGLSLFWLRRLLQESPVRQRIVLLDCCHSGELLNFAEADPGASPGVDRLFMAASRDYEVAYESLESPYSVFTQALLEGLDPRQTESGLVTNHSLTTAVNRGLKGQIQQPLFENSGSEIILTRCDRPLVSQPAPEAIACPYPGLQPFSEAQAASFFGREAVLAQLLERVQHHRWVTLVGGSASGKTSLLRAGLVPALRQRGDRYQVHWVNLASQPLQHLAAVFVDPEASSVERADQLHQAERLLQEGAPGLVRLIQSRLTGASDSLTQLPTVPGACRFVLVADQLEQLLALGPEGQRVVELLTGALRLAGDWFTVVAALRSEALPLAQGDRALSIYVDEARITLAAPTEKELRQAIARPAESVNCALEPNLIQALLLDVTVSPAPFPLIQGIMTELWQQAPATDRLTLEHYLAVGGVRGLVQGWATALWETLEESQQALMQHILLALVYVGEETEVARRRALKDELLGQAFEAPAVEAMLAHLAARALVVTDRIQDPAGIAQTTVDLVHGALLHHWEPMQQWLVTHRDRLLRQRRLERLAQDWLRRGQPKRAEHLLTGARLREAEAFLTEYPRSLSGLAMEYVALSQAESRRTHKEFRMLQMMVPCVLLAAIAVTVAQYRVTASSQVEKEQHLRLVNSRQTAAIAQDILDTSSGDPTAALLISRVVAEKEGRTQEIEASLRSALQRLGQQQVLWKDSTAIAQAAFTPERDRLLTVDKANNLKLWDIDTQELAAAWDWSTDQAPAIEQMAIGPKGNQVAFVVKNEADLRLWQVSHQRILRMKGLRTAATAIALDPQGRWLAAVGDHQMVVWRLDDRPAEEVGTPVMVARHAKPLHSLSFSPDGRQLLMGGRTAAAQLWRLPTAPKAKIASPQLLNHGAPLTQAAMSPDGRAIATVSEDGTIKLWDSQTTRLLRRLPLGNERPSDPRQYRLEFSSDASQIALSDDRGSLWLWRVTNTAPIRLGNVAEAQEESQQPRQVQFSAGGRLLVSVVPASKHHGETAQVWETETGQAIAHLPQADGAILGASFADDGASLLTVRQTGTVARWQIHGGGELPSLNMASGPIRWMMALEPRPTAPVEMDQELTTASAPPTFGAAMWSTSPLALALNSEAKTSRVMPLLSLLSRFSRSSPKTLAALQDSQRIAQAYRQTTAQAGSSTLLTVSEGGELQRWNVVAGEPLGAPMNLLSPQAPGATPAVLTGVAYSPMTRQLAIASSEGAIALRTLQPDGTLSKVQPLPTALDLDLAGAAVVLRSLAFSPDGAHLLAIGDDLAVRVWDLETGTLRHLLKGHQATIAMARFSPDGQRLVTASWDRTAQIWDVTSGEGIQVLPHPDAVSSAAFSPDGQLLVTSSWDGVARVLNGKTGQVQVLLPGDGQPLLDVEYSPTGQAIVTTSTDGSAALWDAKTGLQQAKLRPQRIGGATLPMQQAQFTPDGRWLMSLSEDGRVYGWAATWSSLMRLARGRSDRQLTPEECLRYLQVSPEVCSSLPESSGVPTPSVLVSASKPHLL is encoded by the coding sequence ATGATGCGTGACGCGCTAATTGTTGGAATTAATAGCTATCAATTTTTGCCGAGTCTGCGGGCACCAACCCACGATGCGGAGGCGGTGGCCCAGATTCTGGAAACCCACGGGGACTTTCGGGTGACGCGCTTGCCGGAGGCGATCGAGGAGGGTCGGCCACGGGTGGGTGCGCGATCGCCGGTTTCGCTCCAGGCCCTCGAGGCGTCGCTGGTGCGGTTGTTCAAGCCAAAGGGGCGCAATATTCCCCACACGGCGCTGTTCTACTTTTCGGGCCACGGCCTCCAGAAGGATGCCGGGATTCAGGAGGGCTACTTGGCCCTCAGCGACGCCAATCCGGCCCAGGGATTCTATGGGTTGTCGCTGTTTTGGCTGCGGCGGCTGCTCCAGGAGAGTCCGGTGCGCCAGCGCATTGTGCTGCTGGACTGCTGCCATAGCGGTGAGCTGCTGAATTTTGCGGAGGCGGATCCGGGGGCTTCACCCGGGGTCGATCGCCTGTTCATGGCGGCGTCGCGGGACTATGAGGTGGCCTATGAGTCCCTGGAAAGTCCCTATAGTGTGTTTACCCAAGCGCTGCTGGAAGGGCTCGATCCTCGCCAGACAGAGAGCGGCTTGGTGACCAATCACTCCCTGACAACGGCGGTTAATCGGGGCCTCAAGGGCCAGATCCAGCAGCCGCTGTTTGAAAATTCTGGCAGTGAAATTATTTTGACCCGCTGCGATCGCCCGCTGGTCTCGCAGCCCGCCCCAGAGGCGATCGCCTGTCCCTATCCCGGCTTGCAGCCATTCTCGGAGGCCCAGGCGGCCAGTTTCTTTGGCCGCGAGGCGGTGCTGGCGCAGCTGCTGGAGCGAGTGCAGCACCACCGCTGGGTGACCCTGGTGGGTGGATCGGCGAGCGGCAAGACGTCGCTGCTGCGGGCGGGTCTGGTGCCAGCCCTGCGCCAAAGGGGCGATCGCTATCAGGTGCACTGGGTAAACCTGGCCTCCCAGCCGCTCCAGCACCTGGCGGCGGTGTTTGTGGATCCTGAGGCCTCCAGCGTCGAGCGAGCGGACCAGCTGCACCAGGCAGAGCGCCTTTTGCAGGAGGGAGCGCCCGGGCTGGTGCGGCTGATTCAGAGTCGCCTGACGGGGGCGTCGGACTCCCTGACCCAGCTACCGACGGTGCCTGGGGCCTGCCGCTTTGTGCTGGTGGCGGATCAGCTAGAGCAGCTTCTGGCGCTGGGCCCTGAGGGGCAGCGGGTCGTCGAGCTGCTGACGGGGGCGCTGCGGCTGGCAGGGGACTGGTTTACGGTGGTGGCGGCGCTGCGATCGGAGGCGCTGCCCTTGGCCCAGGGCGATCGCGCCCTATCTATCTATGTAGATGAAGCTCGGATTACCCTAGCAGCGCCGACGGAGAAGGAACTGCGCCAGGCGATCGCCCGCCCCGCCGAGAGCGTGAACTGCGCCCTCGAACCGAACCTGATCCAGGCCCTGCTGCTGGATGTAACCGTCTCCCCAGCGCCGTTTCCCCTGATCCAGGGCATCATGACCGAGCTGTGGCAGCAAGCGCCCGCTACAGATCGCCTGACCCTGGAGCACTACTTGGCCGTTGGCGGTGTGCGGGGCCTGGTGCAGGGATGGGCGACGGCGCTGTGGGAGACCCTGGAGGAATCCCAGCAGGCCTTGATGCAGCATATTTTGCTGGCCCTCGTGTACGTGGGCGAAGAAACGGAGGTTGCCCGCCGCCGCGCTCTCAAGGACGAGCTTTTGGGGCAAGCCTTCGAGGCCCCGGCGGTGGAGGCCATGCTGGCACACCTGGCGGCCCGCGCCTTGGTGGTGACCGATCGCATTCAAGATCCCGCGGGCATTGCCCAGACGACGGTGGACCTAGTCCATGGGGCGCTGCTGCATCACTGGGAGCCGATGCAGCAGTGGCTGGTCACCCATCGCGATCGCCTGCTGCGCCAGCGTCGCTTGGAGCGGCTGGCCCAGGACTGGCTGCGGCGGGGCCAGCCGAAGCGGGCTGAGCATCTGCTGACGGGGGCTCGCCTGCGGGAGGCTGAGGCCTTTTTGACGGAGTACCCGAGGTCTCTGTCGGGGCTGGCGATGGAGTACGTGGCGCTGAGCCAGGCCGAGAGCCGCCGGACGCACAAGGAGTTCCGGATGCTGCAAATGATGGTGCCCTGCGTCCTGCTGGCGGCGATCGCCGTGACGGTTGCCCAGTACCGGGTGACGGCCAGCAGCCAGGTGGAGAAGGAGCAGCACCTGCGGCTGGTCAACTCTCGCCAAACGGCGGCGATCGCCCAAGACATCCTGGACACCAGCTCAGGGGACCCAACGGCGGCCCTGCTGATCAGCCGAGTGGTGGCGGAGAAGGAAGGACGCACCCAGGAGATCGAGGCCAGCCTGCGATCGGCTCTCCAGCGCCTGGGCCAGCAACAGGTTCTGTGGAAAGATTCGACGGCGATCGCCCAGGCTGCTTTTACGCCAGAGCGCGATCGCCTCTTGACCGTGGATAAAGCCAACAACCTCAAGCTGTGGGACATCGATACCCAGGAGCTAGCGGCTGCCTGGGACTGGTCCACCGATCAGGCTCCGGCCATTGAGCAAATGGCCATCGGTCCGAAGGGGAATCAGGTCGCCTTCGTGGTGAAAAATGAGGCGGATCTGCGACTTTGGCAGGTCTCCCATCAGCGAATTTTGCGCATGAAGGGCCTGCGCACAGCGGCAACGGCGATCGCTCTAGATCCCCAGGGACGCTGGCTAGCGGCGGTGGGTGACCACCAAATGGTGGTGTGGCGTCTAGACGATCGCCCGGCAGAGGAGGTCGGAACCCCGGTGATGGTGGCACGCCACGCCAAGCCTCTTCACAGCCTGAGCTTCAGCCCCGACGGACGCCAGCTCCTGATGGGGGGGCGCACCGCTGCGGCCCAGCTGTGGCGGCTGCCCACGGCCCCCAAAGCCAAAATTGCCTCGCCGCAGTTGCTTAACCATGGCGCTCCGTTGACCCAGGCGGCCATGAGCCCGGATGGGCGGGCGATCGCCACCGTCAGCGAAGACGGCACGATCAAGCTTTGGGATAGCCAAACGACCCGTCTGCTGCGCCGCTTGCCTTTAGGGAATGAGCGGCCTTCGGATCCTCGACAGTATCGCCTCGAATTCAGCTCCGATGCCTCCCAAATTGCCCTTTCGGACGACCGAGGCAGTTTGTGGCTGTGGAGAGTCACCAATACGGCACCGATCCGCCTGGGGAATGTGGCTGAGGCCCAGGAAGAGAGCCAACAGCCGCGACAGGTGCAGTTCAGCGCAGGGGGCCGCCTCTTGGTTAGCGTTGTGCCGGCCTCCAAGCACCATGGAGAAACAGCCCAGGTGTGGGAGACCGAGACCGGACAGGCGATCGCCCATTTGCCCCAGGCCGACGGCGCGATTCTCGGCGCCAGTTTTGCCGACGATGGAGCCTCCCTACTCACGGTCCGCCAAACGGGCACCGTGGCTCGCTGGCAGATTCATGGCGGCGGCGAGCTGCCCTCCCTCAATATGGCCTCAGGACCGATTCGCTGGATGATGGCCCTAGAACCGCGACCCACAGCCCCCGTGGAGATGGACCAAGAGCTGACGACGGCCTCAGCGCCACCGACCTTTGGAGCGGCGATGTGGTCCACGTCACCCCTGGCATTGGCCCTGAACTCCGAGGCCAAGACCTCCCGCGTGATGCCGCTGCTGTCTTTGCTGTCACGTTTTAGCCGCTCGTCCCCCAAGACCCTGGCCGCCCTGCAAGACAGTCAGCGCATCGCCCAAGCCTATCGTCAGACTACGGCCCAAGCAGGCTCATCGACCCTGCTGACCGTGAGTGAAGGTGGGGAACTGCAACGCTGGAACGTGGTGGCGGGAGAGCCCCTAGGGGCACCGATGAATCTGCTGTCCCCCCAGGCCCCTGGGGCAACCCCTGCGGTGCTGACGGGGGTTGCCTACAGCCCAATGACGCGCCAACTGGCGATCGCCTCCTCCGAGGGTGCGATCGCGCTTCGGACCCTTCAGCCTGACGGAACGCTGTCAAAGGTCCAGCCCTTACCGACTGCCCTAGACCTCGATCTGGCGGGCGCTGCGGTGGTTCTGCGTTCTCTGGCCTTTAGTCCAGATGGTGCCCATCTGCTGGCCATTGGTGATGATCTGGCCGTGCGGGTTTGGGATCTGGAAACGGGGACGCTGCGCCATCTGCTGAAAGGTCACCAAGCGACGATCGCCATGGCCCGCTTTAGCCCGGATGGCCAGCGCCTTGTCACGGCGAGCTGGGACCGCACTGCCCAGATTTGGGACGTCACTTCGGGGGAAGGGATCCAGGTGCTTCCCCATCCCGACGCGGTGAGCAGCGCTGCCTTTAGCCCCGATGGCCAGCTGCTGGTAACCAGTAGCTGGGACGGCGTCGCCCGCGTCCTGAATGGCAAAACGGGGCAAGTTCAGGTACTGCTGCCGGGGGATGGTCAGCCGCTGCTGGATGTGGAGTACAGCCCAACTGGCCAGGCGATCGTTACCACCAGTACCGATGGCAGCGCTGCTCTGTGGGACGCCAAAACTGGCTTGCAGCAGGCCAAGCTGCGTCCTCAGCGAATTGGCGGAGCGACGCTGCCGATGCAGCAGGCTCAGTTTACGCCCGATGGCCGGTGGCTGATGTCTCTGTCCGAGGATGGGCGAGTATACGGCTGGGCGGCGACGTGGTCTTCGCTGATGCGCTTGGCCCGGGGTCGCAGCGATCGCCAGCTGACCCCTGAGGAGTGCTTGCGCTACCTGCAAGTGTCGCCAGAGGTTTGCTCGTCGCTGCCCGAGTCCTCCGGTGTGCCCACGCCGTCGGTTTTGGTCAGCGCGAGCAAGCCCCACCTGTTGTGA
- a CDS encoding alpha/beta fold hydrolase, protein MFQPPGFVQRSIVTSLGTMVYHTTAEEAPWASASFDPAPLVFFHGFGGGSSSYEWSKVYPAFAADYRVIAPDLVGWGRSAHPARDYEPEDYVTTLREFLEQVSDRPVIAVASSLTAAYVVRVAIARPELFRALILVTPAGLSDFGENYTRSLFAQVVKTPVVDRLLYTFGIATAGGIRSFLEQRQFADRDRIYPEIVEAYLASASQPNAEYAALSFVRGDLCFDLARYMPELTTPTFMIWGEKSQFTGPEIGRRLAALNPQAVRVFHALEGVGLTPQLEIPAVTIALIRSFLQEIEATAALPA, encoded by the coding sequence ATGTTCCAGCCACCGGGTTTTGTCCAGCGATCTATCGTCACGAGCCTGGGAACGATGGTTTACCATACGACCGCCGAGGAGGCACCTTGGGCGTCTGCAAGCTTCGACCCAGCGCCGTTGGTGTTTTTCCATGGGTTTGGTGGCGGATCGTCTTCCTATGAGTGGTCCAAGGTGTATCCAGCCTTCGCGGCGGACTATCGAGTGATTGCGCCGGATCTGGTGGGCTGGGGCCGTTCGGCCCATCCGGCCCGAGACTATGAGCCAGAGGACTACGTGACGACACTCCGGGAGTTTTTGGAGCAGGTGAGCGATCGCCCGGTGATTGCGGTGGCGTCTTCTTTGACAGCGGCCTATGTGGTGCGAGTGGCGATCGCTCGACCCGAGCTGTTTCGAGCGCTGATTTTGGTGACGCCAGCGGGGCTGTCGGACTTTGGCGAAAACTACACCCGCAGCCTCTTTGCTCAGGTGGTCAAAACGCCGGTCGTCGATCGCCTGCTGTATACCTTTGGCATCGCCACCGCTGGGGGCATTCGCAGCTTTTTAGAGCAGCGCCAGTTTGCCGATCGCGATCGCATTTATCCCGAGATCGTTGAGGCCTATCTCGCCTCGGCCAGCCAGCCCAATGCCGAATATGCAGCTCTGTCCTTCGTGCGAGGGGACCTGTGCTTTGATCTGGCGCGCTACATGCCAGAGCTGACCACGCCTACCTTCATGATTTGGGGCGAAAAGTCTCAGTTTACCGGGCCAGAGATTGGCCGCCGCCTGGCCGCCCTCAATCCCCAGGCTGTACGGGTTTTCCATGCCCTCGAAGGGGTCGGCCTCACGCCTCAGCTGGAGATACCAGCGGTCACGATCGCCTTGATTCGCAGCTTTTTGCAGGAGATCGAGGCAACGGCTGCCCTCCCGGCCTGA
- a CDS encoding gas vesicle protein GvpG — MVLRLLFSPVTGIAWIGEQLLERASTELDEKENLSKRLLALQLALDLGEISEEDYEVEEEELLLAIQAIEDEERANRLDA, encoded by the coding sequence ATGGTACTGCGTCTTTTGTTTTCGCCGGTGACCGGCATTGCCTGGATTGGTGAGCAGCTGCTGGAGCGCGCCAGCACAGAGCTCGACGAGAAGGAAAATCTCAGCAAGCGGCTGCTGGCGCTCCAGCTTGCCCTGGATTTGGGAGAGATTTCCGAAGAAGACTACGAGGTCGAGGAGGAGGAGCTGCTGCTGGCCATTCAGGCGATCGAGGATGAGGAGCGAGCCAATCGCCTGGACGCTTAG
- a CDS encoding DUF4330 domain-containing protein, giving the protein MAILDSKGRLFGKLSILDIAAGLVIAMVLAGILLVPGKSGTSIAQVGSSVKQVEVDVVARGLSARKPFELVKAGQPTNIIIRNQPFGEINVKSVEPLGRKVYVPQPDGSLAVKDAPEPEVPFTNDLLITLTGKAQITDQGVVLGNSDMKVGTPVRLEGFGYDFNASVIDIRVQP; this is encoded by the coding sequence ATGGCAATTTTGGATTCAAAAGGTCGGTTGTTTGGCAAGCTCAGCATTCTAGATATAGCGGCGGGCTTGGTGATTGCCATGGTGCTGGCGGGTATTTTGCTGGTGCCTGGTAAATCCGGAACCTCGATCGCCCAAGTGGGCAGCTCAGTCAAGCAAGTAGAAGTTGATGTGGTGGCCCGAGGCCTGAGCGCCCGCAAACCTTTTGAGCTGGTGAAGGCCGGTCAGCCGACCAATATCATCATCCGTAACCAGCCCTTCGGCGAAATTAATGTGAAATCTGTGGAGCCTCTGGGCCGCAAGGTGTACGTTCCTCAGCCGGATGGCTCCCTCGCCGTCAAGGATGCGCCAGAGCCCGAGGTGCCCTTTACCAATGATTTGCTGATCACGCTGACGGGCAAGGCCCAAATCACGGATCAAGGCGTGGTGCTTGGCAATAGCGATATGAAGGTGGGCACGCCGGTGCGCCTAGAAGGGTTTGGCTATGATTTCAATGCCAGCGTGATTGATATTCGGGTGCAGCCGTAG
- a CDS encoding M3 family metallopeptidase, whose protein sequence is MTLTATQTQNPLLIGNGLPPFDQISPDHVVPGMTRLLDELEQAIGQLEATLQPTWSSLVEPLDAITDRLRWSWGLVSHLMGVKNSAALREAYESVQPRVVQFYTRVGQSKPIYEAFKALRASEQWAQLSAAQQRIVESSIRDAELAGVGLEGEAKERFNAIQMELAELSTRFSNHVLDATKAFSLTLTTAEEADGLPPSLLSQAAQAARAAGAETATAETGPWRITLDGPSFIPFMQYSTRRDLREQLYRAFISRASSGDLDNRPLIDRILELRQEQSKILGYGSYAELSLAQKMAPNVEAVEGLLEELRGASYEAAIADLETLKAFAAAQDLTYADGLRHWDTAFWSERQREAKFAFNAEELRPYFPLPRVLDGLFGLAQRLFGVTITPADGQAPVWQEDVRYFQISDETGEAIAFFYLDPYSRPAEKRGGAWMDDCLGRARQRTETGEALRLPVAYLICNQTPPVDGKPSLMTFQEVETLFHEFGHGLQHMLTRVDYPGAAGINNVEWDAVELPSQFMENWCYDRATLFNMAKHYETGETLPEHYYQKLLAARNYMSGSGMLRQLHFSLLDIELHHRYQSGGSETIWDVRDRVAQTTSVLQPLPEDAFLCAFGHIFSGGYAAGYYSYKWAEVLSADAFAAFEEAGLENEGAIAETGKRFRETVLALGGSEHPMTVFKAFRGREPSTAALLRHNGLTAA, encoded by the coding sequence ATGACCTTGACCGCAACTCAAACCCAAAATCCTCTCCTCATTGGCAACGGTCTTCCGCCCTTTGATCAGATCAGCCCTGACCACGTCGTGCCGGGCATGACGCGACTGCTTGATGAACTAGAGCAAGCGATTGGCCAGCTAGAGGCAACCCTTCAGCCCACCTGGAGCTCCTTGGTCGAGCCCCTCGATGCCATCACCGATCGCCTGCGCTGGAGCTGGGGCCTGGTGAGTCACCTAATGGGGGTCAAAAACAGCGCCGCCCTGCGGGAAGCCTACGAGTCCGTCCAGCCGCGCGTGGTGCAGTTCTACACCCGCGTGGGTCAGAGCAAGCCCATCTACGAAGCCTTCAAAGCCCTGCGCGCCAGCGAGCAGTGGGCGCAGCTCTCGGCGGCCCAGCAGCGCATCGTAGAGTCCTCGATTCGGGATGCAGAGCTGGCCGGGGTGGGCCTCGAAGGAGAGGCTAAGGAGCGCTTTAACGCGATCCAGATGGAGCTGGCCGAGCTCTCGACGCGCTTTTCAAACCATGTTCTGGATGCGACGAAGGCCTTTAGCCTGACGCTGACGACGGCGGAAGAGGCGGACGGCCTGCCCCCGAGCCTGCTGAGCCAAGCGGCTCAGGCGGCCCGCGCCGCTGGCGCAGAGACGGCGACGGCAGAGACCGGCCCGTGGCGGATCACCCTAGATGGCCCGAGCTTCATTCCCTTCATGCAGTACAGCACCCGTCGGGACCTGCGAGAGCAGCTGTACCGGGCCTTTATTAGTCGCGCCTCCAGTGGAGACCTGGACAACCGCCCCCTGATCGATCGGATTCTGGAGCTGCGTCAGGAGCAGTCAAAAATCTTGGGCTACGGGAGCTACGCAGAGCTGAGCCTGGCCCAAAAAATGGCCCCCAACGTGGAAGCGGTGGAGGGTCTGCTGGAGGAGCTGCGGGGGGCGAGCTATGAAGCGGCGATCGCCGATCTCGAAACCCTCAAGGCCTTTGCGGCGGCGCAGGATCTGACCTACGCAGACGGCCTGCGCCACTGGGATACGGCCTTTTGGTCCGAGCGCCAGCGGGAAGCCAAGTTTGCCTTCAACGCCGAAGAGCTGCGGCCCTACTTCCCGCTGCCCCGGGTCCTCGATGGCCTGTTTGGTCTGGCCCAGCGCCTGTTTGGGGTGACCATTACCCCCGCCGATGGCCAAGCGCCGGTGTGGCAAGAAGACGTCCGCTACTTCCAAATTTCCGATGAGACCGGAGAGGCGATCGCCTTTTTCTACCTCGATCCCTACAGCCGCCCGGCCGAAAAGCGCGGCGGGGCCTGGATGGACGACTGCCTGGGCCGCGCTCGCCAGCGGACCGAAACCGGCGAAGCCCTGCGCCTGCCGGTGGCCTATTTGATCTGCAACCAGACGCCGCCGGTGGATGGTAAGCCTAGCCTGATGACCTTCCAGGAAGTGGAAACTCTCTTTCATGAGTTCGGGCACGGCCTTCAGCACATGCTGACGCGGGTGGACTATCCCGGCGCGGCGGGCATCAACAATGTGGAGTGGGACGCGGTGGAGCTGCCGAGCCAGTTCATGGAGAACTGGTGCTATGACCGGGCCACCTTGTTCAACATGGCCAAGCACTACGAGACCGGCGAAACCCTGCCGGAGCACTACTACCAGAAGCTGCTGGCGGCCCGAAACTACATGAGCGGCAGCGGCATGCTGCGCCAGCTGCATTTCAGCCTGCTGGATATCGAGCTGCACCACCGCTACCAGTCCGGCGGCTCAGAGACCATCTGGGATGTGCGCGATCGCGTTGCCCAGACGACGTCGGTGCTGCAGCCCCTGCCCGAGGATGCCTTCCTGTGCGCCTTTGGCCACATTTTCTCAGGGGGCTACGCGGCGGGCTACTACAGCTATAAGTGGGCTGAGGTCCTGAGCGCAGACGCTTTTGCGGCCTTTGAGGAGGCGGGCCTGGAGAACGAAGGGGCGATCGCCGAAACCGGGAAGCGCTTCCGGGAGACCGTGCTCGCCCTGGGCGGCAGTGAGCACCCGATGACGGTCTTCAAGGCCTTCCGGGGCCGCGAACCGAGCACCGCTGCGCTGCTGCGCCACAACGGCCTGACCGCCGCCTAG
- a CDS encoding GvpL/GvpF family gas vesicle protein — MGYGLYLYGIFPPPGPRLHIQGLDQQPVHAHTLDGFVFLYSEAQQERYLASRRNLLGHEKVLETAMHEGHRTLLPLQFGLIIEDWKAVGQQLIEPHSPKLHRLLQRLEGQREVGIKLMWDEGSELQMLLEENEALRAQRDRLEGQTLSMDQVVSIGQAIEQAMQARRQAIIQTCQAALNPLATEVIENDPLSDVMIYNAAYLIPWDSEAEFGQRVEEIDQIFAGRLRIRYNNFTAPFNFARLDQLD, encoded by the coding sequence ATGGGCTACGGCCTCTATCTCTACGGCATCTTTCCGCCTCCCGGACCTCGCCTCCACATCCAAGGCCTCGATCAGCAGCCGGTCCACGCCCACACCCTCGATGGCTTTGTGTTTCTGTACTCCGAGGCCCAGCAAGAGCGCTACCTGGCCAGCCGCCGCAACTTACTCGGCCACGAAAAAGTTCTCGAAACGGCCATGCACGAAGGGCACCGGACGCTGCTGCCGCTCCAGTTTGGCCTGATCATCGAGGACTGGAAGGCGGTCGGGCAGCAGCTCATCGAGCCCCACAGCCCCAAGCTCCATCGCCTGCTCCAGCGCCTAGAGGGCCAGCGAGAAGTGGGAATCAAGCTGATGTGGGATGAGGGCAGCGAGCTGCAAATGCTGCTGGAGGAAAACGAGGCGCTGCGGGCCCAGCGCGATCGCCTCGAAGGCCAGACCCTGAGCATGGACCAAGTGGTCAGCATTGGCCAAGCCATCGAGCAGGCCATGCAGGCCCGCCGTCAGGCAATCATCCAGACCTGCCAGGCCGCCCTCAATCCCCTGGCGACGGAGGTGATCGAAAACGATCCCCTCTCCGACGTGATGATTTACAACGCGGCCTACCTGATTCCCTGGGACAGTGAGGCTGAGTTTGGGCAGCGCGTCGAGGAGATCGACCAGATTTTTGCGGGCCGGCTCCGCATCCGCTACAACAACTTCACGGCCCCTTTCAATTTCGCTCGTCTGGACCAACTAGACTGA